The following proteins are co-located in the Imtechella halotolerans genome:
- a CDS encoding YqaE/Pmp3 family membrane protein — translation MSIWRVLLSIVCPPLAVLDKGCGSIIIVFILWLCGWVPGVIAALIILNNPNR, via the coding sequence ATGAGTATCTGGAGAGTTTTACTTTCAATTGTTTGTCCACCTTTGGCGGTGTTAGATAAAGGTTGTGGTTCTATAATTATAGTGTTCATTTTGTGGCTCTGTGGTTGGGTTCCAGGTGTTATTGCTGCCCTTATCATTTTAAATAACCCTAATAGATAA